In a single window of the Dysgonomonas mossii genome:
- a CDS encoding PstS family phosphate ABC transporter substrate-binding protein, which translates to MKNLSLIVCIFAFIFLFSCSDQRKITRTDTPTSGIAEIAVDECFAPVIQEQVDVFGALNHEALVIPIFTSENEAFNLFMKDSLRVIIATRQLTANETQIIKERKQAPRTQRLAIDGIALIVNKENMDTLITVSDIKKIMTGKIKDWKEINPKSKLGEISVVFDSPNSSTVRFIKDSICGGEPLSQNVKARSADSVKNVNLQERTPNQQVIDYVAAVPNAIGIIGVNWISNPSDPKNLSFINSINVMSVSSEDKATEENSFKPFAAYLVLKKYPLTRDIFIIISDVKGGLPSGFVTFAAGEKGQRIILKAGLYPANVPTRLVRANPTF; encoded by the coding sequence ATGAAAAATCTTAGTCTTATTGTATGTATTTTTGCTTTTATCTTTCTCTTTTCTTGTAGCGACCAGAGAAAGATAACACGAACAGATACGCCCACAAGTGGTATAGCTGAGATAGCTGTTGATGAATGCTTTGCTCCTGTAATACAAGAACAGGTTGATGTTTTTGGAGCTTTAAATCACGAAGCTCTGGTTATTCCCATATTTACCAGTGAAAATGAAGCATTTAATTTATTTATGAAAGATAGCTTGCGTGTAATAATTGCTACACGACAACTTACTGCCAACGAAACACAAATTATAAAAGAACGCAAACAAGCACCACGTACACAGCGGCTTGCTATTGATGGTATTGCCCTTATTGTAAACAAAGAAAATATGGACACTTTGATTACAGTGTCTGATATTAAAAAAATAATGACAGGTAAGATTAAGGATTGGAAGGAGATAAATCCGAAATCTAAACTGGGTGAAATATCGGTCGTATTCGATAGCCCTAATTCCAGTACTGTCAGATTTATAAAAGATTCGATCTGTGGAGGCGAGCCTCTCAGTCAGAATGTGAAAGCGAGATCGGCAGACAGCGTTAAAAATGTCAACCTGCAAGAACGTACACCCAATCAGCAAGTGATAGATTATGTTGCTGCTGTTCCTAATGCGATAGGTATTATCGGTGTCAATTGGATTAGCAATCCATCCGATCCTAAAAATTTAAGCTTTATTAATAGTATAAATGTTATGTCGGTAAGCTCAGAAGATAAAGCCACTGAGGAAAACAGTTTTAAACCATTTGCCGCATATTTAGTCTTAAAAAAATACCCGCTAACGAGAGATATTTTTATTATAATCTCAGATGTCAAAGGTGGATTACCTTCAGGTTTTGTTACCTTTGCTGCAGGAGAGAAAGGACAACGTATTATACTCAAGGCCGGGCTTTATCCCGCAAATGTACCTACCAGACTGGTAAGAGCAAACCCAACATTTTAG
- a CDS encoding tetratricopeptide repeat protein, whose protein sequence is MKMKYLVSAFLSLAISLSAFAQNSPGADYLSLGETKLAKEYFTKNVGQNPEESHYYLGEIAILENNLTEAKSQFEQSAAATTELGLGAVGLAKLQLKSNPKVAEDQLKEVQKKNKKNVTVLLAIAKAYFDNGMKDKATLMIAEAKKADKKSPYSYILEGDMLAKENNPGGAAGQYDQAINFDPNCVLAYMKGAKVYEYINRNTAADLLKKAIEIKPEYKIAYKDLADLYYRDGFYPDAIAAYKEFFKGGDYTVDDITRYAASEYFTQGYSGAKNLINEGLKREPNSFVLNRLLMYIENETKNYQDGLAAGDKFFSIPRSEVDTVKYLVSDYMAYGNILSETGNKAKAIEQYQKAIKLDPSKVSLFKEIATASAKDQMYAEAANYYKEYIQMLGERAEATDYYQLGSYYLSAASKVESDKSLTPEQVKEQSIALYKQADAAFAVVAERKPDSYLGFYQRARTNYQMDPDSEQGLAKPFYEETIKVLLADPEPSSKILIEAYSYLSYYYYLQFEKSKKADDKANVKLYAEKVLELDPENANGKALFEFANGK, encoded by the coding sequence ATGAAAATGAAGTATTTAGTGAGCGCATTTTTGAGCTTAGCGATAAGCTTGTCGGCATTTGCGCAAAATAGCCCGGGAGCAGATTATCTGAGCCTTGGTGAAACCAAACTAGCGAAAGAATATTTTACTAAAAACGTAGGGCAGAATCCTGAAGAATCTCATTATTATCTGGGAGAAATTGCAATTCTGGAAAATAACTTGACTGAAGCTAAGTCTCAGTTTGAGCAAAGTGCGGCAGCAACTACTGAACTAGGTCTTGGTGCTGTAGGATTGGCTAAATTGCAATTAAAGTCAAACCCTAAGGTTGCAGAAGATCAATTAAAAGAAGTTCAAAAAAAGAATAAAAAGAATGTAACTGTTCTTTTAGCAATAGCAAAAGCATATTTTGATAATGGCATGAAAGACAAAGCCACTTTGATGATTGCTGAAGCTAAGAAGGCAGATAAGAAATCACCATATTCATACATTCTCGAAGGAGATATGTTAGCCAAAGAAAACAATCCGGGCGGAGCAGCAGGTCAGTACGATCAGGCTATCAACTTTGATCCTAACTGTGTATTGGCTTATATGAAAGGTGCTAAGGTATATGAATATATTAATCGTAACACAGCAGCCGATTTGTTGAAAAAAGCGATAGAAATCAAACCTGAATATAAGATTGCTTACAAAGATCTTGCTGACTTGTATTACAGAGACGGTTTTTATCCGGATGCTATTGCTGCATACAAAGAATTCTTTAAGGGTGGCGATTACACCGTAGATGATATTACTCGTTATGCTGCATCAGAGTACTTTACACAAGGATATTCAGGTGCAAAGAATCTGATTAATGAAGGTTTGAAACGCGAACCAAACAGCTTCGTGTTGAATCGTTTGTTGATGTATATCGAAAATGAAACAAAAAACTATCAGGACGGTTTAGCTGCAGGAGACAAGTTCTTCAGTATACCTAGATCTGAGGTTGATACAGTGAAATATTTGGTTTCAGACTATATGGCTTATGGAAATATACTATCTGAAACAGGCAATAAAGCTAAGGCTATAGAGCAATATCAGAAAGCTATAAAATTAGATCCTAGCAAAGTAAGCTTGTTTAAAGAGATCGCTACAGCTTCTGCCAAAGATCAGATGTACGCTGAAGCGGCTAATTATTACAAAGAATACATCCAGATGCTTGGAGAAAGGGCAGAAGCAACTGATTATTATCAATTAGGTAGCTACTATCTATCTGCAGCATCTAAAGTTGAATCTGATAAATCTTTAACTCCGGAGCAAGTAAAAGAACAATCTATTGCGCTATACAAACAAGCAGATGCAGCTTTTGCTGTAGTTGCAGAACGTAAGCCGGATAGTTATTTAGGATTCTATCAGAGAGCACGTACAAACTATCAGATGGACCCGGACTCGGAGCAAGGATTGGCAAAACCATTCTATGAAGAAACAATTAAAGTGCTGTTGGCTGATCCGGAACCAAGCAGCAAAATATTGATAGAAGCATATAGCTATTTGAGCTACTATTATTATTTACAGTTTGAGAAAAGCAAAAAGGCTGATGATAAAGCAAATGTAAAATTATATGCAGAAAAGGTTCTTGAACTAGATCCTGAAAATGCAAATGGTAAAGCTTTATTTGAATTTGCTAATGGCAAGTAA